The Micromonospora krabiensis genome window below encodes:
- a CDS encoding type III secretion system chaperone family protein, translated as MASPGIEDGPDDPLAGHPRSLRPLTGALIAAVLGNRGYAVTADPDGDLFGRWDDNLIWFLRLGEAGELLQVRTMVGPTFPIERVPELYAFCNSWNHDRLWPKAFVHVDDDGWARVYGEVITDLERGVTPHQLDQLLDCGISTGCQLAAEVGRLPGAVPA; from the coding sequence ATGGCGTCGCCGGGAATCGAGGACGGTCCGGACGACCCCCTGGCCGGGCACCCACGGAGCCTGCGACCGCTGACCGGCGCGCTGATCGCCGCCGTGCTGGGCAACCGGGGGTACGCGGTGACCGCCGACCCCGACGGCGACCTGTTCGGCCGTTGGGACGACAACCTCATCTGGTTCCTGCGCCTCGGCGAGGCCGGCGAGCTGCTCCAGGTCCGCACCATGGTCGGGCCGACCTTCCCCATCGAGCGGGTCCCCGAGCTCTACGCGTTCTGCAACTCGTGGAACCACGACCGGCTCTGGCCGAAGGCGTTCGTGCACGTCGACGACGACGGGTGGGCCCGCGTCTACGGCGAGGTGATCACCGACCTGGAGCGTGGCGTCACCCCGCACCAGCTCGACCAGCTCCTCGACTGCGGGATCTCGACCGGCTGCCAGCTCGCCGCCGAGGTGGGCCGGCTGCCCGGCGCGGTGCCGGCGTGA
- a CDS encoding type III secretion system chaperone family protein: MTGPERRRGPVDDLADPVGRQRGSTGRNRDLLAALAEARDLPDGPPRLVELERIAAQADACGDDRSAVDARLALIDTALLHGERWRLVEPVRRCLAVLDRRPELFDTTEVDLLLRHQRYAVEALLGTPRVGLDQVRSVDDLAGRIGAAAEAVAELRCRLADHLGDEPTAREWYDRWRTADPGPVSGCPGCAPARRAELLAGWGEWPAALTELRAALDGAVECTDQPDRALTAALLPWLRTGEPERAAVAHVRAYRRHRAERGAFPYLATHLRFCALGGHPGRGLDILAEHLPRLDRPHDDLTAMEFAAAGALVCTLAAEAGLGGRTLRRPAFGDRPAADLDVGTLGAVLLGVATELAGSFDARNGTGHQTGRMAAWLAERPVGTPVPLPADDDAATVGGAPADDPGPDEMEPAPLTLSMITDGLDRRGDRYAVDADGTVVGRWGAAVIQFRPIGERGEILHARALATRRLPAGRRAEAYAFCNAWNHDRLLPKAYVHDLGDELVLAGDLSTDLAHGVAPAQLAVLLDAAVTTGVAYADAVAALP, encoded by the coding sequence GTGACCGGGCCCGAGCGGCGGCGCGGCCCGGTCGACGACCTCGCCGACCCGGTCGGCCGGCAGCGCGGCTCGACCGGCCGCAACCGCGACCTGCTCGCCGCGCTGGCCGAGGCCCGCGACCTGCCCGACGGGCCGCCCCGGCTGGTCGAGCTGGAGCGCATCGCCGCGCAGGCAGACGCGTGCGGCGACGACCGGTCCGCGGTGGACGCCCGGCTCGCGCTGATCGACACGGCCCTGCTGCACGGCGAGCGGTGGCGGCTCGTCGAGCCGGTTCGCCGCTGCCTGGCCGTCCTCGACCGCCGCCCGGAGCTGTTCGACACCACCGAGGTCGACCTGTTGCTGCGCCACCAGCGGTACGCGGTCGAGGCGCTGCTCGGCACCCCACGCGTCGGGCTGGACCAGGTGCGGTCCGTGGACGACCTGGCCGGCCGGATCGGCGCCGCCGCCGAGGCCGTCGCCGAGCTGCGCTGCCGGCTCGCCGACCACCTGGGCGACGAGCCGACCGCCCGCGAGTGGTACGACCGCTGGCGCACCGCCGATCCCGGCCCGGTGAGCGGGTGCCCCGGCTGCGCACCCGCCCGCCGGGCGGAGCTGCTCGCCGGTTGGGGCGAGTGGCCGGCGGCGCTGACCGAGCTGCGCGCCGCGCTCGACGGGGCGGTGGAGTGCACCGACCAGCCGGATCGGGCGCTGACCGCGGCGCTGCTGCCCTGGCTGCGGACCGGCGAGCCGGAGCGGGCCGCCGTGGCGCACGTCCGCGCGTACCGGCGGCACCGTGCGGAACGTGGCGCCTTCCCGTATCTCGCCACGCACCTGCGGTTCTGCGCGCTCGGCGGGCACCCTGGCCGGGGCCTGGACATCCTCGCCGAGCACCTGCCGCGGCTGGACCGTCCCCACGACGACCTCACCGCCATGGAGTTCGCCGCCGCCGGCGCGCTGGTCTGCACGCTCGCCGCCGAGGCCGGGTTGGGCGGGCGTACGCTGCGCCGGCCGGCCTTCGGCGACCGGCCGGCGGCCGACCTCGACGTCGGGACGCTCGGCGCCGTCCTGCTCGGCGTCGCCACGGAGCTGGCCGGCAGCTTCGACGCCCGCAACGGCACCGGGCACCAGACCGGCCGGATGGCCGCCTGGCTGGCCGAGCGGCCGGTGGGCACCCCGGTGCCGCTACCCGCCGACGACGACGCCGCGACGGTCGGTGGCGCACCGGCGGACGACCCCGGGCCGGACGAGATGGAGCCCGCGCCGCTGACCCTGTCGATGATCACCGACGGGCTGGACCGGCGCGGCGACCGGTACGCCGTGGACGCCGACGGGACGGTGGTCGGGCGGTGGGGCGCCGCGGTCATCCAGTTCCGGCCGATCGGCGAGCGCGGCGAGATCCTGCACGCCCGCGCACTGGCCACCCGCCGGCTGCCGGCCGGCCGACGGGCCGAGGCCTACGCGTTCTGCAACGCCTGGAACCACGACCGACTGCTGCCGAAGGCGTACGTGCACGACCTGGGCGACGAGCTGGTCCTGGCCGGCGACCTCAGCACCGACCTGGCGCACGGCGTGGCGCCGGCGCAGTTGGCGGTGCTGCTCGACGCGGCCGTGACGACCGGTGTCGCGTACGCCGACGCGGTGGCCGCCCTGCCCTGA